A single Sphingopyxis chilensis DNA region contains:
- a CDS encoding heme lyase CcmF/NrfE family subunit, with the protein MIAELGLALLWIAAALACLSLVAGILFLRGGPKDLAALVRPASVAQGVLTAAAFGLLIALFVRSDMSVELVARNSNSLKPMIFKVAGTWGNHEGSMLLWLMILSLSGGLIAIFEKRLREDTLVATLAAQAALSLGFFAFLLFSSNPFKRLPVAPPDGQGLNPLLQDIGLAFHPPTLYVGYVGLSVAFSFAVGALITREIGPAFARAMRPWVLGSWIFLTLGITAGSYWAYYELGWGGWWFWDPVENVSLVPWLAGAALLHSVAVTATRNALRAWTVMLAVIGFSMSMVGTFIVRSGLLTSVHSFAVDPERGTFLLVLMAIYIGGALTLFALRAGSVAEGKKFALLSREGSLVINNLLLTTILALVLLGTLYPIVAEAMGEKISVGPPYYNKVAGPLALILCLVMVAGPLLSWRKDDGKRLWSRLPLAVFAGAAVLFGLVLFGGKVGILPLLGMTVAGVVAVASLAPLWGRNLRRTPLPTWGMVVAHFGVAVCLAGMGAESAFIKERLVAAAPGDDIRIGDFSVKFAGVKPVAGPNYTAIEGTLVATTASGSRFTMRPEARTFPGLMGTAPTETNEAALLTRPGGQLYAVLGQPVTSDEGRADRYQIRLWWKPLVWWIWLGGALIAIGATLSLLGRAQLLAIWRSRRHRKSQERFAP; encoded by the coding sequence ATGATCGCCGAGCTCGGCCTGGCCCTGTTGTGGATCGCCGCGGCGCTTGCGTGCCTGTCGCTCGTCGCGGGGATATTGTTCCTGCGCGGCGGGCCGAAGGATCTGGCGGCGCTGGTGCGCCCGGCGAGCGTTGCGCAGGGCGTGCTGACCGCAGCGGCGTTTGGCCTGCTGATCGCGCTGTTCGTGCGATCGGACATGTCGGTCGAACTGGTCGCGCGCAACAGCAACAGCCTGAAGCCGATGATCTTCAAGGTCGCGGGAACGTGGGGCAATCACGAAGGGTCGATGCTGCTGTGGCTGATGATCCTGTCGCTGTCGGGCGGACTGATCGCGATTTTCGAGAAACGGCTGCGCGAGGATACGCTGGTTGCGACGCTCGCGGCACAGGCCGCGCTGAGCCTCGGCTTCTTCGCTTTCCTGCTTTTTTCGTCGAACCCGTTCAAGCGCTTGCCGGTCGCGCCGCCCGACGGGCAGGGTTTGAATCCGCTGCTGCAGGACATCGGGCTCGCCTTCCACCCGCCGACGCTTTACGTCGGCTATGTCGGGTTGTCGGTGGCGTTCAGCTTTGCCGTGGGCGCACTGATCACGCGCGAAATCGGCCCGGCCTTCGCGCGCGCGATGCGGCCATGGGTGCTCGGCAGCTGGATTTTCCTCACGCTGGGGATCACGGCGGGCAGCTACTGGGCCTATTATGAGCTCGGCTGGGGTGGCTGGTGGTTCTGGGACCCGGTCGAGAATGTGTCGCTCGTGCCCTGGCTTGCCGGTGCGGCGTTGCTCCATTCGGTCGCGGTGACCGCGACGCGCAACGCGCTGCGCGCGTGGACGGTGATGCTGGCGGTGATCGGCTTTTCGATGTCGATGGTCGGGACCTTCATCGTGCGGTCGGGGCTGCTGACGAGCGTTCACAGCTTTGCCGTCGATCCCGAGCGCGGGACATTCCTGCTCGTCCTGATGGCGATCTATATCGGCGGCGCGCTGACCCTGTTCGCGCTGCGCGCCGGCAGCGTCGCCGAAGGCAAGAAATTCGCGCTGCTGAGCCGCGAAGGCTCGCTCGTCATCAACAACCTGCTGCTCACGACGATCCTCGCGCTCGTGCTTTTGGGGACGCTCTATCCGATCGTCGCCGAGGCGATGGGCGAGAAGATTTCGGTCGGGCCGCCCTATTACAACAAGGTTGCGGGGCCGCTCGCGCTGATCCTCTGCCTCGTCATGGTGGCGGGACCGCTCCTGAGCTGGCGCAAGGACGACGGGAAGCGGCTGTGGTCGCGGCTGCCGCTGGCGGTGTTCGCAGGGGCGGCGGTGCTGTTCGGGCTCGTGCTGTTCGGCGGCAAGGTCGGCATATTGCCGCTGCTCGGCATGACGGTCGCGGGCGTCGTCGCGGTCGCGAGCCTCGCGCCCTTGTGGGGACGCAACCTCCGCCGCACGCCGCTGCCGACCTGGGGCATGGTCGTCGCGCATTTCGGCGTCGCGGTCTGCCTTGCGGGCATGGGCGCCGAAAGCGCCTTCATCAAGGAGCGGCTGGTCGCGGCGGCGCCCGGCGACGACATCCGGATCGGCGATTTTTCGGTGAAGTTCGCCGGGGTGAAGCCCGTCGCGGGGCCCAATTATACCGCGATCGAGGGCACGCTGGTTGCGACCACCGCGTCGGGAAGCCGCTTCACGATGCGTCCTGAGGCGCGGACATTTCCGGGGTTGATGGGCACCGCGCCGACCGAGACGAACGAAGCGGCGCTGCTCACGCGGCCTGGCGGACAGCTTTATGCGGTGCTCGGCCAGCCGGTGACGAGCGATGAGGGCCGCGCCGACCGCTACCAGATCCGCCTGTGGTGGAAACCTTTGGTGTGGTGGATCTGGCTCGGCGGCGCGCTGATCGCGATCGGCGCGACGCTGTCTTTGCTCGGCCGCGCGCAGTTGCTCGCCATCTGGCGCTCGCGCCGCCACCGCAAGTCACAGGAGCGTTTTGCGCCATGA
- a CDS encoding DsbE family thiol:disulfide interchange protein has translation MKNRWVLFVPLAVMGLLFGAFIYRLTTPAETLIQSQWIDKPMPLFDLPPATAGVEGLKSSQLADGKPRLVNVFASWCIPCRAEAPQLEALKAAGVPIDGIAIRDRPDDVAMFLNEYGNPFDRIGSDMQSSVQIALGSSGVPETFLIDGKGIIREQIQGVILADQVPEIVTKIEAMK, from the coding sequence ATGAAGAATCGCTGGGTCCTTTTTGTGCCATTGGCGGTCATGGGGCTGTTGTTCGGTGCCTTCATCTATCGGCTGACGACGCCCGCCGAGACGCTGATCCAGTCGCAGTGGATCGACAAGCCGATGCCCTTGTTCGACCTGCCGCCCGCGACCGCCGGGGTCGAGGGGCTGAAGAGCAGCCAGCTCGCCGACGGCAAGCCGCGGCTGGTCAATGTGTTCGCGAGCTGGTGCATCCCGTGCCGCGCCGAGGCGCCGCAGCTCGAGGCGCTGAAAGCCGCCGGGGTCCCGATCGACGGCATCGCGATCCGCGACCGGCCCGATGATGTCGCGATGTTCCTCAATGAATATGGCAATCCGTTCGACCGCATCGGGTCCGACATGCAAAGCAGCGTGCAGATCGCGCTGGGATCCTCGGGCGTGCCCGAAACCTTCCTGATCGATGGCAAGGGCATCATCCGCGAGCAGATCCAGGGCGTGATCCTGGCGGATCAAGTGCCCGAAATCGTCACCAAGATCGAGGCGATGAAGTGA
- a CDS encoding cytochrome c-type biogenesis protein, producing MRLILFCLLGAFTLPLAAQDRLPPAPYAYQQLNDPAKEARAKALMEELRCLVCQGQSIADSDAPLAGDMRHEVRSKIAAGESPDAIKAWLVARYGNWVSYDPPFDGATALLWLGPLLFLAVGGWLAFGRFRRGASDGDDIA from the coding sequence TTGCGGCTGATCCTGTTCTGCCTGCTTGGCGCGTTCACGCTGCCGCTGGCGGCGCAGGACCGTTTGCCGCCGGCGCCCTATGCCTATCAGCAGCTCAACGATCCGGCCAAGGAGGCGCGCGCCAAGGCGTTGATGGAGGAACTGCGCTGCCTCGTCTGTCAGGGGCAGTCGATCGCCGATTCGGACGCACCGCTCGCGGGCGACATGCGGCACGAGGTGCGCAGCAAGATCGCGGCGGGCGAGAGCCCCGACGCGATCAAGGCCTGGCTCGTCGCGCGCTATGGCAATTGGGTAAGCTATGATCCGCCCTTCGACGGGGCGACGGCGCTCCTGTGGCTGGGGCCGCTGCTGTTCCTCGCGGTGGGCGGATGGCTGGCGTTCGGCCGGTTCCGGCGCGGCGCGAGCGACGGGGACGATATCGCATGA
- a CDS encoding tetratricopeptide repeat protein has translation MIWLWVLLSAAATIGGILWLGKLPAAARPLAGAAVMLGLAGYALQGSPSLPGKPVAAPEEPEGFGEALTDQRQGMAERFGPAAQWLGMSDGFARTGKTELAAKTLEKGLEKYPDNVDLWVGLGNALASHGGGMMSPAAALAFDEAAKRDPSHPAPPFFAGLALAQGGDLKGAEAVWSELLARSPADAPWRPDLEMRLAQIRQALGPRLPGEAADVSPGGVPN, from the coding sequence ATGATCTGGCTGTGGGTCCTCCTTTCCGCGGCGGCGACGATCGGCGGGATTTTGTGGCTCGGCAAGCTGCCCGCGGCGGCGCGGCCGCTCGCCGGGGCGGCGGTGATGCTCGGGCTCGCGGGTTATGCGTTGCAGGGCAGCCCGTCGCTGCCGGGCAAGCCGGTCGCGGCGCCCGAGGAACCCGAAGGCTTTGGCGAGGCGCTGACCGACCAGCGGCAGGGGATGGCCGAACGTTTCGGCCCCGCGGCGCAGTGGCTCGGCATGTCCGACGGTTTCGCGCGTACGGGCAAGACCGAGCTTGCGGCAAAGACTCTGGAGAAGGGGCTCGAAAAATATCCCGACAATGTCGACCTGTGGGTCGGGCTTGGCAATGCGCTCGCGTCGCACGGCGGAGGGATGATGTCGCCGGCGGCGGCGCTGGCGTTCGACGAAGCGGCAAAGCGCGATCCGTCGCATCCTGCACCGCCCTTCTTCGCGGGGCTGGCGCTGGCGCAGGGCGGCGACCTGAAGGGCGCCGAGGCCGTATGGAGCGAGCTTCTCGCGCGCAGCCCGGCCGATGCGCCGTGGCGACCCGATCTCGAAATGCGGCTGGCGCAGATACGGCAGGCGCTGGGGCCGCGGTTGCCGGGTGAAGCGGCCGATGTATCGCCCGGGGGCGTCCCAAATTGA
- a CDS encoding potassium transporter Kup, which translates to MTAESQQAAGGASGVAPTAANTGHYGHGHQGDGKLKLAVGAVGVVFGDIGTSPLYAFRETFAGHHPIEPDRLHIYGVLSLVFWSMMLVVTFKYVLTIMKADNKGEGGSLALLALISRSSGEKRWTWPIILLGVFATALFYGDSMITPAMSVLSATEGLRYINPGFAPYIVPIALAILIGLFAIQSRGTAKVGALFGPIMLLYFLTLAGLGVMHIAENPWIIVETINPLNALRFFYVDGFTAFIALGAVVLAVTGAEALYADMGHFGRGPIGLSWLAFVLPALMLNYMGQGAMVLAAEAGPRADLISDPFFQMMPQYLEVPVVILALLATIIASQAVISGAFSLTQQAIQLGFMPRLRVEHTSASAAGQIYIPVVNWGLMVMVIILVLFFGSSSNLAAAYGIAVTGAMFIDTCLLSVVLFTLWKWPAWKALPVLAVFFIVDIAYFGANLIKVPDGGWVPLAIGLTIFTMLTTWSRGRKLMQQEMAEGAMPIPVFVKSAANSATRVPGTAVFMTSSSDGVPHALLHNLKHNKVLHQRIILLTIKIADVPFVREENHCALEDLGQGFHRLILNYGFMQPVDVPDALKRVTSCGGEFKMLETSFFLSRQTLIAASKPGMPIWREKLFAWMLRNSESAMEYFRLPTNRVVELGSQVAI; encoded by the coding sequence ATGACTGCTGAGTCGCAACAGGCGGCCGGCGGCGCTTCGGGCGTCGCCCCCACTGCCGCCAACACCGGCCATTATGGCCACGGCCATCAGGGCGACGGCAAGCTGAAGCTCGCCGTCGGTGCGGTCGGCGTCGTGTTCGGCGACATCGGGACGAGTCCGCTTTACGCGTTCCGCGAAACCTTTGCCGGCCATCACCCGATCGAGCCCGACCGGCTGCACATCTATGGCGTGCTCAGCCTTGTCTTCTGGTCGATGATGCTCGTCGTCACCTTCAAATATGTGCTGACGATCATGAAGGCCGACAACAAGGGCGAGGGGGGCAGCCTGGCGCTGCTCGCGCTGATCAGCCGGTCGTCGGGCGAAAAGCGCTGGACCTGGCCGATCATCCTGCTCGGCGTATTCGCAACCGCGCTTTTCTATGGCGACAGCATGATCACCCCGGCGATGTCGGTGCTCTCGGCGACCGAGGGGCTGCGCTATATCAACCCGGGGTTCGCTCCCTATATCGTGCCGATTGCGCTTGCGATCCTGATCGGGCTGTTCGCGATCCAGTCGCGCGGAACGGCCAAGGTCGGCGCGCTGTTCGGGCCGATCATGCTGCTCTATTTCCTGACGCTGGCCGGGCTGGGCGTCATGCACATAGCCGAAAATCCGTGGATCATCGTCGAGACGATCAATCCGTTGAACGCGCTGCGCTTTTTCTATGTCGATGGGTTTACCGCCTTTATCGCGCTGGGCGCGGTGGTGCTCGCGGTGACGGGCGCCGAGGCGCTCTATGCCGACATGGGGCATTTCGGGCGCGGGCCGATTGGACTGAGCTGGCTGGCCTTCGTCCTGCCCGCGCTGATGCTCAACTATATGGGGCAGGGGGCGATGGTCCTTGCCGCCGAAGCGGGGCCGCGCGCCGATCTGATTTCCGATCCGTTTTTCCAGATGATGCCGCAATATCTTGAAGTGCCGGTCGTCATCCTTGCGCTGCTGGCGACGATCATCGCGAGCCAGGCGGTGATTTCGGGCGCCTTTTCGCTGACCCAGCAGGCGATCCAGCTTGGTTTCATGCCGCGCCTGCGCGTCGAGCATACCAGCGCGTCGGCGGCGGGGCAGATCTATATTCCGGTGGTCAACTGGGGGCTGATGGTGATGGTCATCATCCTCGTCCTTTTCTTCGGGTCGTCGAGCAACCTTGCCGCGGCCTATGGCATCGCCGTGACGGGAGCGATGTTCATCGACACCTGCCTGCTCAGCGTCGTGCTTTTCACGCTGTGGAAATGGCCGGCCTGGAAGGCGCTGCCGGTGCTGGCGGTCTTTTTCATCGTCGACATCGCCTATTTCGGCGCCAACCTGATCAAGGTACCCGACGGCGGCTGGGTGCCGCTCGCGATCGGGCTGACGATCTTTACCATGCTGACGACCTGGTCGCGCGGGCGCAAGCTGATGCAGCAGGAAATGGCCGAAGGCGCGATGCCGATCCCGGTGTTCGTAAAGTCGGCCGCGAACAGCGCGACGCGGGTGCCGGGCACCGCGGTGTTCATGACGTCGAGCAGCGACGGCGTGCCGCATGCGCTGCTCCACAACCTCAAGCACAACAAGGTGCTGCACCAGCGGATCATCCTGCTGACGATCAAGATCGCCGACGTGCCGTTCGTGCGCGAGGAAAATCACTGCGCGCTAGAGGATCTGGGACAGGGGTTCCACCGGCTGATTCTGAATTATGGCTTTATGCAGCCCGTCGATGTTCCCGACGCGCTCAAACGCGTCACCAGTTGCGGCGGCGAATTCAAGATGCTGGAAACCAGCTTTTTCCTGTCGCGGCAGACCTTGATCGCCGCGAGCAAGCCGGGGATGCCGATCTGGCGCGAGAAACTCTTCGCATGGATGCTGCGCAATTCGGAAAGCGCGATGGAATATTTCCGCCTGCCAACCAATCGCGTCGTCGAGCTGGGAAGCCAGGTCGCCATCTGA